The following is a genomic window from Bacillota bacterium.
TCGCTAATTGGCGTGCCGCCCCCTTCGTGGGGCTTGCGAACTATCTGGAAGCCCTCGATCTCAGCGACCCGGACGGGGTCCTGTTCCTGAGGTCCGTGGCCAACGTGCTTTACTATGGCGTGGTGACCATCACCATCGGATACGTCATAGGTCTCGCCGTCGCTCTCCTTCTCAATCAGCGGTTCTATGGGAGGACCATTGTGCGAGGCCTCGTGCTCCTGCCGTACATCATGCCCGATTCCGTTGCCTACAGCGTGTGGCGGTTCATCTTCCAGGCGAGGGTAGGCATTGTGAATAGCTTCTTAATGTCCCTGGGCCTCATCAAGGAGCCCCTCGTGTGGCTCGTTGGGACGAGGACGATGTTCTCAGTGATGGTGGCGAGCATATGGAAGGGTTGGCCGTTTGCGAGCCTGCTCCTTTTGGCGGGCCTGCAATCGGTTCCCCGCGAGCTCCTGGAGTGCGCATCGATCGATGGGGCGAACTGGTGGCAGAGGTTCCGCTACGTTACCTGGCCGCACATCCTACCGGTCACAAAGACGCTGCTTCTGCTGAACATCCTCTGGAACTTCAACGCGTACAACCAGTTTAAGGTGATGCTCGGGGACGACCCCGGGATCTACGCGGAAGTGCCATCGACCTTCGTTGTCAGGCAGGCCTTCGATAACCTGAGGTACGGCATGGGTGCGGCCATGTCGGTGGTCCTGGTGCTGATGATGACTGTGGTGGCTATCATCTATCTCCGGACTCTCAAGCCCGGCACATCGGTGGAGGACTGATACGACAATGAACCCCGCGAATCCCGAGAAAAAAGCGTATCGAAGCATGAGGTCGCCCCGGGTGAAGGCGATCCGAATCGCGGAGCGGGTGGGGCTTTACGCCGCGGTGATCCTTGTGCTCGTCGTTGTGCTCATTCCGTACCTGTGGATGGTGTCCGGCTCTTTCAAGACAAGCCTTGAGATACAGTCGGCCGACATAACCGATCCGAACCTTGCTCCAAGGTGGATCCCGCGTACGTTCACCCTGGATAATTACAGGAACGTCAACCGCACCGTGAGGATCTTGGACTATTTCAGGAACAGCATGATCATATCCGTCGGGACAATGGTGCTCTGCCTGGCCCTCAGCATTCTTGCAGGCTATGCCCTCGCCCGGTTCGAGTTCAAGGGCAAAGGACCGTACGTGCTCTCGCTCCTCGTGACCCAGATGTTTCCCGGGATACTATTCCTGATCCCGTACTTCATCCTGTTCGTCTACATCAACAAATGGACGGGGATTCAGCTCAAGAACACGTACCAAGGGCTCATAATCACGTATTCGTCGTTTGCCCTTCCCTTCAGCATCCTCATGTTGCGCAGTTTCTTTGCCAACATACCGAGGGAGATAGACGAACAGGCTCAGATAGACGGATGCACCCCTGTGGGTGCCCTCTTCCGGGTGATCATCCCCATTGCGCGACCCGGCATAGCGGCAGTCGGCATATACGCGTTCATCATGAGCTGGAACGAGATCCTTTTCGCCTCGCTTCTCACGGGGCGAGCGACAAAGACGGTGGCCGTCGGTATCCTCGAGTACATAACGAACCAGGAAGCCCGATGGGCAGGGATGATGGCGGCGTGCATCATTGTGACCATACCCGTCCTGGTGCTCTTCACGCTCATTCAGAGGCATATCGTGGAGGGCCTCGTGTCTGGTTCTGTCAAAGGGTGACGGGCTAGGGGCAACGACCGCGCATCGACATCGCAGGGAGCAGCGCAAGAACAAACGAGGTATCATTGGCCGACGACGGAAGGGAGGTGAGGCCACGGACGGGGCGGGCCGTTATCGCGAGACCCGCGTCTGGCCCGGATGGACGGGCAAGGGCCGGCGGGCCGCCGATGGCCTGGCAGGGCGTGGAGTGTCTGGAGTTCTGGAGTTTGGGTGTGACTTGAGTGTGGTCGTGCGCGAGTCCAGGCGACTCGGAGTGAGGCCTAGTGGAGTTCAGCGACTAGAGGGTTCTCCGGGTTCCAGGGTAACCAAACACAACTCATCCTCAATGGGAGGCGAATTCAGATGACACTGAGAAGGTGGATTCTTGTCTGCGCCGTTCTCTTCGCATTGCTCAGCGTAGTGACGGCGTCCGCGGCTCCCAAGGAGATAACGTTCTGGGTCATGCCCAACGCCCCCGACGAGACGCACACCGTGTGGCTGAACAAGGTGGCGCAAGAGTTCCAGGCCCAGACAGGCGTCAAGGTCAATTGGGAGATCGTAGGATGGGATACTGCCTGGTCACGCATCGCAGCTGCGATCGCCACCGGCGAGGGGGCTGACGTGTCGCAGGTGGGCACGACGTGGAACCCCCAGTTCGCAGCGACGGGCGGCCTTGAGGAGATCAACATCGCGGAGTTCGGCGGCGCCTCGGCGTTCATGAAGGCGAACCTGGACTCCACGACTTACAAGGGCCGCTACTACGGCGTGCCCTGGTTCGCCGAGACCAGGTGCCTGTTCTACAACAAGGACATGTTCGCTGCGGCGAAGGTGAACCCGCCGCAGACCTATGACGAGGTCATAACGGTCGGCAAGGCTATAACGAAGGCGCTTGGGCCTGGCAAGGCGTTCGCCATGGCTGGCACGAACGCGTGGGACCTCATCCACAACTGGGCGATCATCCTCTGGGCTAACGGTGGAGATCTCGTCGATGTCGCGGCGAAGAAGGCCATCTTCAACAGCGAGGCCGGTGTGCAGGCCATGCGGTGGTATGTGAGCCTGGTCGAGAACGGGCTTGCGGACAAGGCCTGCGCCGAGTACAACCAGCCGCAGGCTGACGCGGCCTTCATAAACGGCAACGTCGCCATGTGCTTCATGGGCCCGTGGAACATAGCCAACATCGAGCAGGAGAACCCGACCTTGAACTATGGCGTGGTGGAGCCGCCGAAGGGCTCGAAAGGCCGGGCAGCCTTCTCTGGCGGAAGCAACCTCGTGATATTCAAGGCCAGCAAGAACAAGGACGCAGCCAAGGCATGGATAAAGTTCCTGCTTGAGAAGGAGAAGATGGTGGATTACACTCAGCACCTCTCCCACATGCTCCCAGCGACCCTGGCCGCATACGATGATCCTTACTACTCAACGGGAGTCTGGAAGACGTTCAAGACCGCTCTTGGCTATGCCACGGCTTACCCGCCTTTGGCGGTCTGGGGCGACATTGAGAACGCCATCGTTTCTGAGTTCAAGAACGTCCTAAGCGACTACATCGTCGGCAAGTACAAAGCCGATGACGTCAAGCGCTATCTAGACGCAGCTGCAAAGAAGGTTGACGAGGCACTGCAGCGCGAGAAGTAGGTCTGGACCGCCCAGGCCCGGGACAGATGGTGGCGGGGATGCCTTCCTGGCGTCCCCGCCACCGGTAAATGAAAGGCTACCCACGCCGACAAGGCCAAGGAGGGACCGTCAGGGATGAGGTACGGGCACTTTGACGACGAACGGCGCGAGTATGTCATAGAACGTCCGGACACGCCGTCCCCGTGGATAAACTACCTCGGCACGCGCGAGTACATCGCGATCGTCTCAAACACCGGTGGAGGCTATAGCTTTTACTCTGACGCGAGGCTCAGGCGCATCTTGCGTTACCGGTACAACAATATTCCAACCGACGAAGGCGGCAGGTACCTTTTCATTCGCCACTCCGATGGGGACTTCTGGTCTCCCACGTGGCAACCTGTGCGGAAGCCCCTCGACTTTTATGAGTGCCGCCATGGGCTCGGGTACACCTCCATCAAGTCGTCGCGCCGAGGGCTCGCCGTTGATGTGACCTACTTCGTCCCGGTTGATGAGCCTCTCGAAGTGTGGGAGGTCGTGATTGAGAACCGCAATGATCACCGTGAGGACATCACCCTCTTCTCGTTCGTGGAGTTCTGCCTATGGGACGCGCTTGATGACCAGACGAACTTCCAGAGAAACCTGAATATC
Proteins encoded in this region:
- a CDS encoding carbohydrate ABC transporter permease, translating into MVSGSFKTSLEIQSADITDPNLAPRWIPRTFTLDNYRNVNRTVRILDYFRNSMIISVGTMVLCLALSILAGYALARFEFKGKGPYVLSLLVTQMFPGILFLIPYFILFVYINKWTGIQLKNTYQGLIITYSSFALPFSILMLRSFFANIPREIDEQAQIDGCTPVGALFRVIIPIARPGIAAVGIYAFIMSWNEILFASLLTGRATKTVAVGILEYITNQEARWAGMMAACIIVTIPVLVLFTLIQRHIVEGLVSGSVKG
- a CDS encoding extracellular solute-binding protein, producing MTLRRWILVCAVLFALLSVVTASAAPKEITFWVMPNAPDETHTVWLNKVAQEFQAQTGVKVNWEIVGWDTAWSRIAAAIATGEGADVSQVGTTWNPQFAATGGLEEINIAEFGGASAFMKANLDSTTYKGRYYGVPWFAETRCLFYNKDMFAAAKVNPPQTYDEVITVGKAITKALGPGKAFAMAGTNAWDLIHNWAIILWANGGDLVDVAAKKAIFNSEAGVQAMRWYVSLVENGLADKACAEYNQPQADAAFINGNVAMCFMGPWNIANIEQENPTLNYGVVEPPKGSKGRAAFSGGSNLVIFKASKNKDAAKAWIKFLLEKEKMVDYTQHLSHMLPATLAAYDDPYYSTGVWKTFKTALGYATAYPPLAVWGDIENAIVSEFKNVLSDYIVGKYKADDVKRYLDAAAKKVDEALQREK
- a CDS encoding sugar ABC transporter permease — its product is MFVHVIPIVWGVFISFRNLDIYTIANWRAAPFVGLANYLEALDLSDPDGVLFLRSVANVLYYGVVTITIGYVIGLAVALLLNQRFYGRTIVRGLVLLPYIMPDSVAYSVWRFIFQARVGIVNSFLMSLGLIKEPLVWLVGTRTMFSVMVASIWKGWPFASLLLLAGLQSVPRELLECASIDGANWWQRFRYVTWPHILPVTKTLLLLNILWNFNAYNQFKVMLGDDPGIYAEVPSTFVVRQAFDNLRYGMGAAMSVVLVLMMTVVAIIYLRTLKPGTSVED